Within Paeniglutamicibacter psychrophenolicus, the genomic segment GCCGATGCTTGCCGGCACCAGGCCCGCGGCGATCGCCGCGGCCGAACCGCTCGAGGAGCCCCCGGTGACCCGGGAAAGGTTCCACGGATTGCGTGCCGGAGGCCAGGGCGCATCGAACGAGGGCCCGCCGTGGGCCAGTTCGTGCATGGCCACCTTGCCCATCATCACGGCCCCGGCCTGTTTCAGCTTCGCGGCCACGCCCGCGTCCCGGTCCGGCACGTTGCTTGCCAGCACCCGTGAATGCCCGGTGGTCGGGATGCCGGCGGTGTTGATGCAGTCCTTGAGCGCAAAGGGGATGCCGTGCAGCGGGCCTCGATACTCCCCCGCGGCAATCTCTGATTCCGCCGCGTGTGCAGCATCGAGCGCCTGCTCGAAGGTCCGGGTGATGAACGAGTTGACCTGCGGCTCGAGCGCCTCGGCGCGGGCGACCAGGGCGCGGGCGTACTCGAGGGGAGAGAGCGCCCGTGAGCGGATCAGCTCCCCCGCCTGGGCAATGGTCAGCTGGTGAAGCTCGGTGGCTTGGATGGATGTTTCCAACCGCGCAACTCCTTGGTGTTTGGAATTCAACGAATCCCGGGCCGGAGGGGCACGGAAAAAACGGGAAGGCCGGCGCCGGGGGTCTGCTCCCCGGTACCGGCCTCCCGCAGTGCCTGGGGGTTTTCCTAGGCGAGGGTGATGCGCAGCGGCACGGCGCCCCAGCCGCGCAGCGCGTTGTTGTGGTGGTACTCGACCGGTGCTGCCAGCTCGATGCTTTCAACCAGCGGCACCAGCTTCTCCAGCAGGCAGGCCGCCTGCAGGCGGGCGGCGTGCTGGCCGACGCACTGGTGCACGCCCATGCCGAAGGCCAGGTGGCCCGAGGGATCGCGCGAGAGGTCGAACTTGTCCGGGTTCTCCCAGCGGCGGGGGTCGCGGTTGGCTGCGGCGAAGCTCAGCATGACCCTGGTGCCGGCCTTGATGAGTGTTCCGCCGATCTCCACGTCCTGGGCGGCCTTGCGGAACAGGTGCTGCACCGGGGAGATCCAGCGCAGGGACTCGTCGAAGGCCACGCGGGCCAGGCCCGGGTTTGCCTTCAACGCGGCCCACTGGTCCGGGTTGGTGGCCAGTGCGTAGAGCAGGCCGGTGATGCCGTAGACGGTGGTGTCCACGCCCGCGGAGAGCAGCGAGCGGGTGAGCAGCGGGGCAAAGTCGTGGGTGATGTCCCCGCGGTCAGCGGCGGCCCAGATGTCGGCACCGAAGCCCTCGGGCTTCAGCGAATCGCGCTGGCACGCGGCCGTGGCCCACTCGGCCAGGGCCGGGGCCTGGCATTCGCCGCTCTTGAACAGCTCGTTCTGCGGCCCGGCCCCGTTGAAGATGTGGTCGGCATAGGGAACGAGGTTCTCGCGTCCCTCGTCGGTGATGCCGGAGGCCTCCGGGAAGAAGTTCACCGGCATGACGGCTCCGATGTCGCGGAACCCGTCGATCTCCACCTGTGCGCCGGAAGGCTTGCCGGCCAGCAGCGGGTCAAGCACCGCGTCGGCGTATGAAAGGCAGGTGTCCTTCAACGCGCGCAGGGCACGCGAGGAGAGGATCTCCTGCAGCACCTCGCGCGGGGCGTCGTGCTCGGGCGGATCCATCTGCAACAGGCCGCGGGCGCGCCAAGGCTCGTTCAGGCCCACGCCGGACCCCGAGGTCAGCTCCTGCCAGTTTTCCAGCGAGCTGGCCAGTTCCTCGTGCCGCCCGATCGCGTAGACGTGGTACTTGGAGAGGTACACCACCGGGCCCGACTCGCGCAGGAGTTCCTGGAACGGCAACGGGTCTTCAAGGATTTCCTCCGAGAACGGGTCCTCGTTGAGTACCGGGACGGTTCCGTGGGGGGCTGGGCATTTTGCCGTTGTCGACATGGGGAGTACCTCTTCTATAGATCCAGCACAAGGCGATCGGAGATCGCGCGTGAGACACATACAAACATCCGGTCGTTCTTCGCACGCTCACCGTCGTTCAGCAGGGAGTCGCGGTGCTCGGGGGTGCCCTTGAGCACGCCGACCTCGCAGGTGCCGCAGACGCCCTCCATGCAGGAGGCGAGCACCGGAACCCCGGCGCAGGCCAGTGCGGAGAGCACCGTCTCGTCCGTCCCGACGGTGACGGTCTTCTTGGAGACCGCGAGTTCGAGCTCGAACGGCTCGGTGCGTACCGGTGCCTCCAGGGCTGCCGCAACAAAGCGTTCGAAGCGAACCGCCCAGGAGGGCCATGCCGCGGCGGCACCCGCCACCGCGTTCAACAGCGGTTCGGGACCGCAGCAGTACACGCGGCCGTCCTGCACCGGTTCCTTGAGGAAGCTCAGGTCCAGGTGGCCCATTTCATCCTGCGGCCAGACGGTGACGCGGTCGCCGTACTGTTCCAACTCGTCGAGGAACGCCATGGAGGCGCGCGTGCGGCCGCCATAGTGCAGGTGCCAGTCGATGCCGAGCGTATGGGCGGCCTTGATCATGGTCATGATCGGGGTGATCCCGATGCCGCCGGCAATGAAGTTGAACTTCTTGCCCTGGGTCAGGTGGAAGTTGTTGCGGGGGGTGCCCACGGTGATCATGTCACCGACGGCAAGCTTGTCGTGGATGTAGCGCGATCCGCCGCGGGAGTTGGGCTCGTTCAGCACCGCGACCTCGTAGGCGTGCGGGTCCCAGCGGTCCCCGCACAACGAGTAGTGCCGCGAGATGTTTCCCTCGTCCGAGGTCGGCAGCACCAATTCGATGTGTGATCCGGGCGTCCAGTCCGGCACGCGCGAGTTGTGCGGCTCTTCAAGCCGCAATCGCACGACGCCGTCGGCCAGCAGGTCCTTCCGTGCAACCCGGAGGGACTGGATACCAGGGCGGCCAATGGCGGGCCTGGTAGCCGAGGAAGAGTCGGCGGTGAGCGAATCGGCTTTTATAGGCATGCCACGATCATCCACTCTAAGTGTTGCTGTAATCAATCTCACACAGCATATCAAGGCGATAGCCACGTCGTGGAGGTCTCCCCCTTGACAGCTTTCACCCGCCGCGGCACCACCGGCCCATCCCCGGCCAGGCACGGCAATGTCCCCCGCCACGTGGCGTGGCGGGGGACATTGATTCCGGCTTAGGCGTTGGCGCGGGCCTCGCGGCGGGCACGCTGGCGCTTGAGCTCGCTGCGCGCCAGGGCGTTGAGGTGCACCTCATCGGGGCCGTCGGCGAAGCGCAGGCTGCGGGTGCCGGCGAACGCACCGGCCAGGAAGGTGTCCTGCGAGAGCCCCGCGGCGCCATGCACCTGGATGGCCTTGTCGAGGATCCACTCGACGGCCGCCGGGGTGGCGATCTTGATGGCCTGGATCTCTGTGTGGGCGCCCTTGTTGCCCACGGTGTCCATGAGCCATGCGGTCTTCATGACCATCAGGCGCAATTGCTCGACACGCACCCGGGACTCGGCGATCCAGGTGCGGACCACGCCCTGGTCGCTCAGCGGCTTGCCGAACGGAGTCCGCGTATCGGCACGCTCGCACATCATCGAGATGGCGCGCTCGGCCATCCCGATGGCACGCATGCAGTGGTGGATGCGTCCCGGGCCCAGGCGGGCCTGGGCGATGGCGAAGCCCTCGCCCTCCGAGCCGATGATGTTCGATACCGGGACCCGGACGTCCTTGAACTCGATCTCGGCATGGCCGCCATCGTAATGGTCCTCGTAGCCAAAGACCCTCATGGCCCGCTTGACCGTCAGCCCCGGGGTGTCGCGCGGAACCAGGATCTGGGACTGCTGCTTGTGGCGTTCCGCCGTCGGGTCGGTCTTGCCCATCACGATGAAGATCTTGCAATACGGGTTCATTGCCCCGGTGATGAACCACTTGGTGCCGTTGATGACGTACTCGTCGCCCTCACGCACGATCGAGGTCTCGACGTTCGTGGCATCCGAGGAGGCCACCGCCGGCTCGGTCATCGCGAAGGCGGAGCGGATCTCGCCGTTCAGCAGCGGCGTCAGCCACTTTTCCTTTTGCTCCTGCGTGCCGAACTGCGCCAGCAGCTCCATGTTTCCGGTGTCGGGGGCCGCGCAGTTAAGCGCGGCCGGGGCCAGCATCCGGCTGCGTCCGGTGATCTCGGCCAGCGGTGCGTATTGGACGTTGGTCAGCCCGGCACCCTCCTCGCCCGGGAGGAACAGGTTCCACAGCCCGCGGCTGCGGGCCTCGGCACGCAGCTTCAGCAGGGTCGGGGCCTGGGACCACGCGTACGGGTCTTCAAGGGATTCGAGCTCCTTGGCGTAGGCCTCCTCATTCGGATAGACGTGGCCGTACATGAAGTCGACGAGTTCCTTCTTCAGGAGCTCCGTCCGCTCATCAAGCGAAAAGTCCATTTACTTGTACTCCTTCAGCGATTCGAACCCGAGTTCAGTCAACAACGGCACGGTGCCGCCGCTACGCCCGCGCAAATTCGGGAACCAGGGTTTCAAAGGTGATGGCGCCCTTCTTGATGCTTCCGAAGCGCTCGGCGAGCGTGGCCATGTGCTCCACGGTTTCCTTTTTTGCCTTGAACATCGGCTGGAGCTTCGGCGCCATGACGGTGGTGTAGTGCTCGATGTAGGCCTGCGCAATTTCCGGTGCTTTGCCGCCCAGCGCGCTGGTGTTGAGCAGGTCGGCGGCCTCCTTCTTGTTCTTCTGGACCCACTGGTTGGCGTCCTCCTGGGTGTCCAGCCACTGCTTGACGAGGTCCGGCTGCTCCTGGGCCATTTCCTCGCGGACGGCGATCGCCAGCACGGCCTGGTTGCGCATCGTCTCCGGGACGTTCGGTTCGGCGAAGTCCAGCAGGATTTGGCCCCCGGTCTCCTTGGCGACATAGCGCGTGGAGGTCCACTGCACGGTGACGTACGCGTCAACGCGTTCCTTCTTCACGTTGGGGATGGCTTGGGCGGTGGTGCCGATCGCCAGCGTGGTGACATCGGAATACTTCATGCCCGCAAGTTCGAGGGCGAGCTTCAGCTGCAGGTCGCTGCCGGAACCCACGGACGTGACACCGACCTTCTTGCCCTTCAGCGAAGCCATCTTCTCCTCGAAGCTGGCGTCGGGACCGGGCCAGCTGATGCCCTTGCGGCCCACGATGCCGTAGGAGGTCTCCGCGGTGCGGAAACCAACCAGCACCGGGCGCTTGCCCTTGGAGCTGTTCGCGTGGGTCGCCATCAACAGCATCGTGTCGGCCGCCAACCCGTCGAGGGCACCGGCAACCATCAGCTGGAACGACTGGACGCCGCTTTGCGGGGTCAGGTGCTTGGGGACGTCCAGGCCGTGGTTGGCGTAGTCCTTGTTGGCCAGGTTGACGGTGTCCAGGAAGAACGCGTCACCGGGGAACGACCCGATCTCGAATTTCGTCAGGCCGCCGCTGCCTTCTGCGCTGCCGCCGCAGGCCGTCAGCAACGAGGCCGAACCAAGTGCAGCCGTGCCAAGCCCGACATACTTCAACAGCGAACGACGCGAGACGCCCCGGTCCAACAGACGCGGACCTGCGAAAAGCGATCCGCCGTTTTGTGACTCAAACATTACTGCTCCTAATGTGGTTGGTTCGTACTTGGTCGCCTCGGGCGTGGACGGGGGGTTCCCGCCGGGGAACTCAGCATTGCTTGCCTTCGGCCCGCGCGGGGCCCTGTGGCACCGCCTCAACCCCCGCCGGGCTCCTCGATGCGGGCAGGCCCGTCCGGGTTCCCGCGTTCACGTGGTTCGCGTCCACGGCACCGCGCGGCTTCGCGGACCGGATCTTTTGCCCCGGCAATTGCGTGGTTGCTGCTTGTGGCTGTTTCGACTGGCAACGGGGCACCTTCACTGGGGAGCGGATCCGGAAGGGCGATCCCTCGCATCCGGTGTGACCCAAGTCTCCACAGCGGGCTTTGTCGGCGGTAGAGCGCGGGCCATTGCAGGGTGATAAGAATCCGCTATCGCGGGTTGCCTTCTACGCGGGCATGAAAAAGGTCCCGCCACCACAAGCTGTGGTGACGGGACCTTTTGGCTAAGGCTAGGCCTTGGCTGCTGCGGCCGCTGCGCGGGCCTCGCGGCGGGCGCGCTGGCGCTTGAGCTCGTTGCGGGCCATGGAGTTCTTGTGGACCTCGTCCGGGCCGTCAGCGAAGCGGATGGTGCGCGCGTAGGCGAAGGAGGACGCCAGGAAGAAGTCCTGCGACAGCCCCGCGGCACCGTGCACCTGGATGGCCTTGTCGAGGATCCACTCGACTGCTGCCGGGGTGGCGATCTTGATGGCCTGGATCTCGGTGTGGGCGGCCTTGTTGCCCACGGTGTCCATGAGCCATGCGGTCTTGAGGACCATCAGGCGAAGCTGTTCGATCTTCACGCGGGACTCGGCGATCCAGGTGCGCACCACGCCCTGGTCGGACAGCGGCTTGCCGAACGGCGTGCGGGCATCCGCGCGCTCGCACATCATCGAGATGGCGCGCTCGGCCATGCCGATGGCGCGCATGCAGTGGTGGATGCGGCCGGGGCCCAGGCGGGCCTGGGCGATGGCGAAGCCCTCGCCCTCCGCGCCGATGATGTTCGAGACCGGGACGCGGACGTCCTTGAACTCCAGCTCCGCGTGGCCACCGTTGTAGTGGTCCTCGTAGCCGAAGATGGTCATGCCGCGCTTGACGGTCACACCCGGGGTGTTGCGCGGAACCAGGATCTGGCTCTGCTGCTTGTGGCGCTCCGCGGTCGGATCGGTCTTGCCCATCACGATGAAGATCTCGGCGTTGGGGTTCATGGCACCGGTGATGAACCACTTGGTGCCGTTGATGACGTACTCGTCGCCGTCGCGCACGATCGAGGTTTCGATGTTGGTGGCATCCGAGGATGCGACCTTCGGCTCGGTCATCGCGAAGGCCGAACGGATCTCGCCGTTCAGCAGCGGCTTGAGCCACTTTTCCTTTTGCTCCTCGGTGCCGAACTCGGCCAGCAGCTCCATGTTTCCGGTGTCCGGGGCGGCGCAGTTCAGTGCGGCAGGGGCCAGCGTGCGGGCGCGCCCGGTGATCTCGGACAGGGCCGCGTACTGGACGTTGGTCAGGCCGGCACCACCCTCGCCCGGGAGGAACAGGTTCCACAGCCCGCGGCTGCGGGCCTCGGCGCGCAGCTCGTTGAGGATCTTGGACTCGGACCAGGCGTACGGGTTCTCCATGGTCTTGAGCTCATCGGCGAAGGCCTGCTCGTTCGGGTACACGTGCGAGTACATGAAGTCGACGAGTTCCTTCTTCAGGAGCTCCGTGCGTTCATCGATCGAGAATTCCAATTTACTTGTGCTCCTTCAGTGATTCGAGCCCGAGTTCAATCAACAACGGCACGGTGCTGCCGCTGTCCTCGAAGCCCTCGCCAACGGTCTGGCGGTTGATGTGTCTGTAGCGGACTCCCTCGGAGATGCCGGCGAGCTTGAAGCAGGCCAGTCCCAGGTGGAATCCAAAGCCTTCGAGCTTTCGTCCGCTCTCGGCCTCGTAAAGCGCCATGATCTCCTCGGTGGAGAGGTATCCGGGCGCCAGGGTCACGTCGTAGTTGGCCGGGTCGGTTGTTTCGTAACCGGCAACGATCTTGGCACGGCGCTGGTAGGTCAGCATCAGTGCAAGGTCCAGCAGCGGGTCCCCGAGCGTGGCCATTTCCCAGTCGATGACCGCCGCGGGCAAGTCGTCCGGGCCCATCAGCACGTTGTCCAGGCGGAAGTCGCCGTGCACGATGCCGGCGGCGGACTTGGCCGGAACCGTGGCCAGCAGCTTTGCGTGCAGTTCCTCGACGCCGGGAAGCTCGCGGGTCTTGGACGTATCAAGCTGCTGCTTCCAGCGCTTGACCTGGCGGCCCAGGAAGCCCTCGGGGCGGCCGAAGTCGCCCAGGCCCACCTGTGCGGGGTCGACGCTGTGCAGCTTGGCCAGGGTGCCTACCAGCTCGGTGGACAGGCCGCGGGTGCGTTCCTCGCCCAGTGCGCGCAGCTCGTCGGCGTAGCGGTACGGCACGCCGTCGATGCGTTCCATGATGTAGAAGTCCGCGCCCAGCACGTCCTTGTCGCCGCAGTAGGCGTACATCTTGGCGACCGGCACATCGGTGCCGCGCAGGGCGTCGGCCATGGTGTACTCGCGGCGCATGTCGTGTGCCGTGGCCATGATGGTGCCCAGCGGCGGACGGCGCACGATCCACGCGTTGGTGCCGTCGGTCAGTTCGTAGGTCAGGTTCGACTTGCCGCCGGTGATCAGCGTTGCGGACAGTTCCCCGGCGACCATGCCGGGGTGTTCGGCCGCAAGCCAGTCGGTCAGCTTGTCGAGGTCCAGACCCGTGGGGGAAACGCGCTTCGTTGCAGCGTTGGTGTTTTCGGTGTTGGTGCTCATGTTTAGGCCCTTGCAAATTCAGGTACGAGCGATTCGAAGGTGATATCGCCCTTCTTGACACTGCCGAAGCGCAGGGCCAGCTCGGCCATGTGGTCCACGGTCTCCTTGCTGGCCTTGAACATCGGGTTCAGTTTCGGTGCCACGTCGGCGGCATAGTGCTCGACGTAGGCCTTGGCGATCTCGGGTGCCTTGCCGCCAAGCCCTGTGGTGTTCAGCAGGTCCGCTGCCTTGTCCGGATTCGCGATGATCCACTTGTTGGCGTCTTCC encodes:
- a CDS encoding acyl-CoA dehydrogenase family protein, encoding MDFSLDERTELLKKELVDFMYGHVYPNEEAYAKELESLEDPYAWSQAPTLLKLRAEARSRGLWNLFLPGEEGAGLTNVQYAPLAEITGRSRMLAPAALNCAAPDTGNMELLAQFGTQEQKEKWLTPLLNGEIRSAFAMTEPAVASSDATNVETSIVREGDEYVINGTKWFITGAMNPYCKIFIVMGKTDPTAERHKQQSQILVPRDTPGLTVKRAMRVFGYEDHYDGGHAEIEFKDVRVPVSNIIGSEGEGFAIAQARLGPGRIHHCMRAIGMAERAISMMCERADTRTPFGKPLSDQGVVRTWIAESRVRVEQLRLMVMKTAWLMDTVGNKGAHTEIQAIKIATPAAVEWILDKAIQVHGAAGLSQDTFLAGAFAGTRSLRFADGPDEVHLNALARSELKRQRARREARANA
- a CDS encoding phosphotransferase family protein; the encoded protein is MSTNTENTNAATKRVSPTGLDLDKLTDWLAAEHPGMVAGELSATLITGGKSNLTYELTDGTNAWIVRRPPLGTIMATAHDMRREYTMADALRGTDVPVAKMYAYCGDKDVLGADFYIMERIDGVPYRYADELRALGEERTRGLSTELVGTLAKLHSVDPAQVGLGDFGRPEGFLGRQVKRWKQQLDTSKTRELPGVEELHAKLLATVPAKSAAGIVHGDFRLDNVLMGPDDLPAAVIDWEMATLGDPLLDLALMLTYQRRAKIVAGYETTDPANYDVTLAPGYLSTEEIMALYEAESGRKLEGFGFHLGLACFKLAGISEGVRYRHINRQTVGEGFEDSGSTVPLLIELGLESLKEHK
- a CDS encoding cytochrome P450, producing the protein MSTTAKCPAPHGTVPVLNEDPFSEEILEDPLPFQELLRESGPVVYLSKYHVYAIGRHEELASSLENWQELTSGSGVGLNEPWRARGLLQMDPPEHDAPREVLQEILSSRALRALKDTCLSYADAVLDPLLAGKPSGAQVEIDGFRDIGAVMPVNFFPEASGITDEGRENLVPYADHIFNGAGPQNELFKSGECQAPALAEWATAACQRDSLKPEGFGADIWAAADRGDITHDFAPLLTRSLLSAGVDTTVYGITGLLYALATNPDQWAALKANPGLARVAFDESLRWISPVQHLFRKAAQDVEIGGTLIKAGTRVMLSFAAANRDPRRWENPDKFDLSRDPSGHLAFGMGVHQCVGQHAARLQAACLLEKLVPLVESIELAAPVEYHHNNALRGWGAVPLRITLA
- a CDS encoding PDR/VanB family oxidoreductase, with protein sequence MPIKADSLTADSSSATRPAIGRPGIQSLRVARKDLLADGVVRLRLEEPHNSRVPDWTPGSHIELVLPTSDEGNISRHYSLCGDRWDPHAYEVAVLNEPNSRGGSRYIHDKLAVGDMITVGTPRNNFHLTQGKKFNFIAGGIGITPIMTMIKAAHTLGIDWHLHYGGRTRASMAFLDELEQYGDRVTVWPQDEMGHLDLSFLKEPVQDGRVYCCGPEPLLNAVAGAAAAWPSWAVRFERFVAAALEAPVRTEPFELELAVSKKTVTVGTDETVLSALACAGVPVLASCMEGVCGTCEVGVLKGTPEHRDSLLNDGERAKNDRMFVCVSRAISDRLVLDL
- a CDS encoding acyl-CoA dehydrogenase family protein, translated to MEFSIDERTELLKKELVDFMYSHVYPNEQAFADELKTMENPYAWSESKILNELRAEARSRGLWNLFLPGEGGAGLTNVQYAALSEITGRARTLAPAALNCAAPDTGNMELLAEFGTEEQKEKWLKPLLNGEIRSAFAMTEPKVASSDATNIETSIVRDGDEYVINGTKWFITGAMNPNAEIFIVMGKTDPTAERHKQQSQILVPRNTPGVTVKRGMTIFGYEDHYNGGHAELEFKDVRVPVSNIIGAEGEGFAIAQARLGPGRIHHCMRAIGMAERAISMMCERADARTPFGKPLSDQGVVRTWIAESRVKIEQLRLMVLKTAWLMDTVGNKAAHTEIQAIKIATPAAVEWILDKAIQVHGAAGLSQDFFLASSFAYARTIRFADGPDEVHKNSMARNELKRQRARREARAAAAAAKA
- a CDS encoding ABC transporter substrate-binding protein, encoding MFESQNGGSLFAGPRLLDRGVSRRSLLKYVGLGTAALGSASLLTACGGSAEGSGGLTKFEIGSFPGDAFFLDTVNLANKDYANHGLDVPKHLTPQSGVQSFQLMVAGALDGLAADTMLLMATHANSSKGKRPVLVGFRTAETSYGIVGRKGISWPGPDASFEEKMASLKGKKVGVTSVGSGSDLQLKLALELAGMKYSDVTTLAIGTTAQAIPNVKKERVDAYVTVQWTSTRYVAKETGGQILLDFAEPNVPETMRNQAVLAIAVREEMAQEQPDLVKQWLDTQEDANQWVQKNKKEAADLLNTSALGGKAPEIAQAYIEHYTTVMAPKLQPMFKAKKETVEHMATLAERFGSIKKGAITFETLVPEFARA